From the genome of Carettochelys insculpta isolate YL-2023 chromosome 12, ASM3395843v1, whole genome shotgun sequence, one region includes:
- the POLR2M gene encoding protein GRINL1A, producing MSAPPGEDGELRGRSLQELREMLRRQEKLLAARRFICRLPDKGKKISDFVEKLKLAITQQEELRKKTELLSVVRLEFQTKQEEINTNNLRVALTDDKSTNNIFSSIYENSATNENETNTLLQDKEAECTEKRDTHMASAKGHKKYDQTERMIGNNAKTHDSEASLHSSTTSLIKTAQEIPKYSVDEAESAVDASGNSGDVLVEAFERIAIGDKNNNERKSEKEQNVAQFKDNPFGSLPSMTPKKPHYIEVLESRAQNPKVKNKFKTNVLPAEWSGSSYDSSPSHSPRRPGSSISEEERRLREKKHLDDITAARLPPLHHAPAQLLSIEESIAIQTRQKEIYEEMQAKLAAQKLAETLNIKMVRVEPEGETSMKYREVRDEEDHYSSED from the exons ATGTCCGCGCCGCCCGGTGAAGACGGGGAGCTGCGGGGACGAAGCTTGCAAGAGCTGCGGGAGATGCTAAGGCGCCAGGAGAAGCTGCTGGCCGCTCG gaGGTTTATTTGTAGACTTCCAGATAAGGGTAAAAAGATCTCTGATTTTGTTGAAAAGCTGAAGCTTGCCATAACACAACAGGAAGAATTAAGGAAGAAAACTGAATTGTTGTCTGTTGTTAGACTGGagtttcaaacaaaacaagagGAGATTAATACAAACAACCTTAGAGTTGCCCTGACTGATGACAAATCAACAAATAACATTTTCTCATCTATTTATGAAAACTCTGCGACTAATGAAAATGAAACTAACACTCTTTTGCAAGACAAGGAAGCTGAATGTACGGAGAAAAGAGACACACATATGGCTTCTGCAAAGGGCCATAAAAAATATGATCAAACAGAGAGGATGATAGGAAACAATGCAAAAACTCATGACAGTGAGGCCAGTTTACATTCATCCACAACCAGCCTTATAAAAACAGCTCAGGAGATTCCTAAATACTCTGTGGACGAAGCCGAAAGTGCAGTGGATGCTTCAGGCAACAGTGGTGATGTGCTGgttgaagcttttgaaagaattgCCATTGGAGATAAGAATAACAATGAAAGAAAGTCTGAAAAAGAACAGAATGTTGCTCAATTTAAGGATAATCCCTTTGGAAGCCTTCCCAGCATGACTCCAAAAAAGCCACATTATATAGAAGTTCTAGAATCAAGAGCTCAGAACCcaaaagttaaaaacaaatttaaaaccaATGT ATTACCAGCTGAGTGGAGTGGGTCATCTTATGATTCCTCCCCTAGTCATTCACCTAGGAGACCTGGGTCATCAATTTCTGAAGAAGAAAGACGTCTTAGAGAGAAGAAACATCTGGATGACATCACAGCAGCACGACTGCCCCCACTTCATCATGCACCTGCCCAATTGTTATCCATAGAAGAATCAATAGCAATTCAGACACGGCAAAAAGAAATTTATGAG gAAATGCAAGCCAAACTTGCTGCACAAAAACTCGCAGaaacattaaatattaaaatggTCAGGGTTGAACCTGAAGGGGAAACTTCAATGAAATACAGAGAAGTGAGGGATGAGGAAGACCACTACTCCTCGGAAGActga